The DNA window ACAAGGAAGTGATACTTTTGAATGATCTAATTGACTGTGCCCGACCCGGAGAGGAGATAGTAAGTCTTTGCATCTGATTCTCGCTTTCTTATTGCCCCTCGAGTTGCTCAACGCTTGTTGTTTTTAAAATTCCAGGAGGTGACTGGCATATATACCAACAACTTTGATTTGTCATTAAATACAAAGAATGGGTTTCCAGTCTTTGCCACTGTGGTTGAAGCAAATTATGTTGCCAAGAAACATGACCTCTTTTCAGCTTACAAGCTGACTCAAGAAGACAAAGAAGAAATTCAGAAGTTAGCAAAAGACCCAAGAATTGGAGAAAGGGTATGTCCAGTGTTAATTGGTCAATTGACTAAGCAATTTGTTAATCTAATATTTGCTACATGCTTGCATTACcttttgatttttcatttttgttaacTCAGATTGCCAAGTCAATAGCCCCCTCCATTTATGGCCATGAGGACATTAAGACTGCGATAGCTCTGGCCATGTTTGGTGGCCAAGAGAAGAATGTTGAAGGCAAACATCGTCTGCGAGGAGATATTAATGTACTCCTGCTTGGTGATCCTGGAACTGCCAAATCCCAGTTCCTAAAGTAAGTACATACTTTCTaaagtattttaaaaaactaaagtttcaaaatttcaaactcCTTCAATAACAATCtgtccaatttgattgcttcGTGGAGATTACTGTATACTCCAGACTCCCCATTAACCTTTTTAGCTAACTTCTCAGTATATTTAATAGATTGAGGTGCAGTTACTATGGGTGTGTATTTGAAGGTCTTGCTTTTTTTGTGATTGTGCGTAATATTGCTTGATGAACTTATTAGGTATGTTGAGAAAACTGGACAAAGGGCTGTGTACACCACTGGAAAAGGAGCTTCTGCTGTAGGACTCACTGCTGCAGTTCACAAGGATCCGGTCACGAGGGAGTGGACTCTCGAAGGAGGTGCACTTGTTTTGGCTGATAGAGGCATATGTCTTATTGATGAGTTTGACAAAATGAATGATCAGGACAGGTCAGTAGCTATTTTGAATGCTTGTCTGCTTGATTTGAACATGGTACTGATTATAAATATTTGTAATTCAGAGTGAGCATCCATGAAGCAATGGAACAGCAGAGTATTAGCATATCAAAAGCTGGGATAGTCACATCTCTCCAGGCCCGCTGTTCTGTAATTGCTGCTGCAAATCCTATTGGGGGAAGGTGTGTATAGTTCAAGTTTAGACGATTAAATCAACATGATTTGTGTCTTTGCATCCTATAATCCTTCCCTGAGGGAACTtttcttatgtttttttattcatGATAAGATAAGTGCACGTGCTTTCATGATCCTAGGAGGCTTATTCAGATATTGCTTATATTTCTTATGCATTATACAGTATCCATTGTTGAATGAAAACATGGTACAATCAATCCTACTTTGTTTGGAGGAAAACAGGGTGCATTGTCTCAGTGAATTAGGTTTTCTTGTTAAATTTTCCATTTTCCCATATTTTATTTGTCCCATACTTCCATAGCTGGTATTGATAATTTTCTGGTAAATTTACTGCAGATATGATTCTTCGAAGACATTTTCACAGAATGTGGAGCTCACTGATCCAATTGTTTCCCGATTTGATGTTCTCTGTGTTGTCAAGGTCCATTTCTTATTTGAATTGTCTGTTGGCCAAATGGCTTTCTTGTACTTGTACTCCCAGTAGCTCTTTAATAGTAACAAAATTGATATACACAGGATGTGGTTGACCCAGTAACTGATGAGATGCTGGCGCAATTTGTCGTTGATAGTCACTACAAATCCCAGCCCAAAGGTTCCAACTTCGATGATAGGTCCGTGAACAACTCACAGGATGAAAACCAAGCTTCAGCTGGAGAAACAGATCCAGAGGTCTTAATTCTAATATCTTGTCACCACCTCTCTCATAATTATTATTCTTATATGTAAAGAGTATTTTTTCTCTGCAGATAATACCCCAGGAGATGCTAAAGAAATACCTAACATATGCTAAGCTAAATGTGTTTCCAAAGTTGCATGATGCAGATTTAAACAAGCTTACACAAGTTTATGCTGAACTTCGGAGAGAATCATCAGTAAGATAACTTAAACTTGTGTGCTTTCCTCATGAGCTATATTAAAGTTGTATAACTGTAATGATCCCTTTTTGGCTTTTACTTTTGTAGAATGGACAAGGAGTTCCTATTGCAGTGAGACACATAGAATCAATGATACGAATGTCTGAAGCCCATGCTAGAATGCACCTCAGAAACCATGTCACTCAAGAGGATGTTGACATGGCTATTCGAGTTCTGCTGGATTCATTTATCTCAACCCAAAAGTTTGGTGTACAGAAAGCACTGCAGAAGGTACCTACGGACCCAATTATATGTCTGTTAATAGTACTTTTTTAGAACATTCATTTTGCAGTTGGTCCGGATTTGAGGAGCACTAGATATAAAATTGCAACCCTTGGATCTCAAAGGATCAAATTCTTTGGTACTTCATGTATTTGTTTTGAGCTATGAACTGAAATGAATAACAACTTACTGCAGAACTTCAAAAAATATATGATATTCAAAAAGGATTTCAACGGAATTGTTCTCCACCTTCTTCGAGGACTTGTGAAGGACACCCTGCAGTTTGAAGAAATTGCGACTGGTTCTACTGCTAACCTCTCTCATGTAGATGTCAAAGTGGAAGAATTACAAAGCAAGGTATAGTATAAATCAGTTCACACGCCTGATTTGGGGCGCACTATTCTTCGATATGtgctcattttatttttctcctgCTATTTATGGGGCAAGTGAATTGGTAATTGAGGTAGGATGTGTCAAAATGCAGGCACTTGATTATGGAATCAGTGACCTGAAAGCTTTCTTCAGCAGCACAGAGTTTTCGAATGCCAGCTTTGAGTTGGACGAAGAGAGAGGTATTATAAGGCATCGTCTTACCCACTAATTTGAGCGAGGATGTTGGTACCGGGCTCTATTATTAacattattgaatttttttcatcCTTACTTTTATGTGGAGTATTAAAAGTATGTTAGGTTCTGCACTTTACCCAAATATGTAGCAGGAGACCTATAATTTATTTCAGATTTAGGCTTTGCAAGAAATGTTGGTAATCTCAAATTTGTATTATAATATGGGTTAAATATTATAGTATCACGTCTCGTATACCGAATTCTTAGCTATCTGGCACGATCAAATGCTAATAGTTTTATGGATGATGCATTGGGTAGATTGGTATGTTATAATTTACTGAGAGTGTCATTGTATATCTCATCAGATAATGTTGGTAAGAGTAAATTCCATAGTGCTATCTTAGTAGAGTTTTTTTTTGGTATGTCGTACAAATGTTTGGTAAATTGCACACAGTATTGTTATGTTAAAtcttgtactccctctgtctcattaaatatgcaacatttgcttttcggcatgagattttatgtagtactattgttttgtgagttaatgaagagagaataaagtaagagagaagaaaaagtagagagggtattattttcacttttagaaacgtttcatttttaatgggacagtgGTTCATATTTTATATGGTATATTTTGGTATTATTGCGGCATATAAAATCATGGTATTTCGATATTTTAATAGTGCTATATATTTCACAAAAAACACAAGTAGGATGATCATGTGGTACATGCTTTAGAATTTTGTATGCTGTATTTCAATCTTGTATCCACACGTTTCCCAAACATAAACAGGGTGGAATTGAATGAATCACGTCTTGCTCGATGTTTAATAATAGTGTCTACTCCACGTGTCGGCAAACCATTGGGTCGAATATGATCAGATGCAGTCAAATTTACCTTGGCATAAAAATGGCTGACATGTTCCAGCACAGTAGAGTCAAAAACTTGGAACTATGAATATAGAATGCAAGAGAAAAGGACTGTTTAGGAGAGTGatcctttgttttttttatctaattttgAGGATGACTTGTTGAGAGTGATTTAATATGAAAGCATTTGACGAATTCAAGTGGAGGCATAAGTTTTGAAAGAAGAGTGGTCGGTCATTAACTGGCGTGCTATTAGTTTAACTTTGACATAAAAACCGTTTAACCACTTTAAATAGTTATAAATGGGGCTCCATAGTGAATTATTAATGATTGAACCAGATTTGAGACTTAAAGATAAACTATATTTTCTACtgtttaatactactactaatactCTACTTACTAGTACTTTATAACTTTGTTCATTTTTATTACGGGCAGTTTGATTAGAAagataattaaacaaaaacacattttaaattattttagactatatatatataactctaAGATAGATGATTTATAAGATTCAAGACTAATTtaacaatatttttgttttttttatcattaactaaattatagtaattttttcgTATTAATATCTCGAATGAACAAATGGTCAAATCATATTTTTACTACTCTGTAAATCAACGCATAATGACCTTACATCttatttgcttttattttcttgttttgtgATAATTTTCGATAGGTTGATTTACTCGTTTCATTACTCTTTAGTAATGTTGGGTATAAACCCAATCCACATGGGGATGAGTGAAGAAAGTTTGATAAGTATATAAGAGCATAAATAACCCCGTCCTCATTTCCGGcctcaagtcccctccacgtcatcattcctctacagttgcggcccaggccccaactgctctaaccctacaggccgcaactaataattgacattattcacaacttcaacctacttgactcgtaaatgcaatacgttgaacaattgaaaccggaaaaataaattgttcattcgaaaaaagaaattacaagttctagaaaaaaaatacaaatgcaaaaaaataaaaattataacataaaaaatgcaaaaaaaaacaaaattataacaaaaaaatgcaaaaaaactaaaaattaaaacataaaaaatgcaaaaaaatgaaaaattagagAATTGTATCTGTcgcccctcttcttcctcttcctccctcttcttcctctccccctccctcttcttcctcgccGAATTGCACCAGAAATCAGAAAATTGGGCTCCGTCACCCATCtccctctccttcttcttcttcttcctctcctccctcttcctcactcttcttcctcttccaattttTGGTAAAAATTGCTTCCTCCGTCACGTCCCGTACCAGCtaacgcggccccgggaccggccctGGCCGCAAGTCGCCCCCCCTCTTACGCGCAGGACGgaccgggactcgcgatttgcggcccggccctcCGCGTTATTCAtgccctaagagcatctccagcgaccgaacgtccgccattgtggaaaATAAGGTCGGATACGCCCATGCAGGTAGGACGTCGCACGTCCTCGGATATCACCGGGACGTCCGAGtcgacgggcgccattgtggggggggggtcggacgtccggtttttttattttttcccttttattatgtaatttttccgTATGTCCGAGTCGGACATCTATGTATTACATAATTTTctcgtattccgtgtcaaaattataattccgttaaataattgtgatttattttattgcgggaagtcctagtggtaagagcgatgggaagggcggattatgcaggggaagtcctagtgacgtggcagtgggatgggaagtcctagtgacgtggcaggatgtatttttgggaagtcctagtggatgtccgagtgggacggacaaccactggagatgctctaagcgcTATCCACCCCTAATTAGTTTGATGCCTTTTGGGGTgatccaaaaacaaatccgtgcgtgTTTGGTTCCACCCAAAACAGATGATATAAAACTAATGTGTAGTCGACGATCTCAACAAGTAGTAGCAGttgattttattctattttatttataattgagtagtagtagtagcagttgattttattctattttatttataattgagtagtagtagtacatattCATAGTACTTTCTGGATTTAAGAGCATTTCTAccacataaaaaaaagtaacCAGACATAAATCAATATAATTCCTCCATACAGTCCGGTTTGAACTTCACGTGCAATATTTAGTAAGAGCATACTAATttggttcctgggtggtagattgtccctaagcagacaggatcgaatgctggcagccgcagtgtgggagtttcaccactgtggtggctccttgtgtgctggttaccagtgtaagttcctcccacctaatgggccgctgaggtaccgtgtttgaacccctccatagcgatgtcgggccgggttatgggggcgcctggggtgagcgaatcaccttttgtccctaagCATACTAATTATTAAGCGGGTAGAAGATACGGAACGAAAGCGGTCTATGTTGGCAGCGCACGTGACAAAAATATTTGGCAGCAGTTTGAATAATCATCAACTGACTTCATTTGACTCCTATCTTGTCCTTTTCCGATTTATATTCACTTCCTTTATCCActcttctttctttattttaatcaCATTAATTATTAACCAATATCCACCTAAGCAAAAAAGAACAACATCTTCaattaaaaaagaatataataaaattatgtgtGAGGAATTTCAGCTTTACTTTATTTAATCATTTGAAATGCGTGAGTGTTTCTTGTAGCAATTGATCATCTTCGTTCAACTGTAGCATAAGCACATGCAAAACAGTTAGATTTCCTGTTTCATTCTCGGCTGCTCTCCAATCACACAACCTAATCTCCTATTCACACTGCACATCACATGATTAATCACTATATACTATACTATGCTGCTGAAACGTAAGGCCTATATATTATTCCCGTTTTATAGTATTGGagttatttttatcattttagtacTTTTCATAATACTAGTATCATTTTCCCTTTTAGTAAAAATCAAACTTTTTCACTATTGCcaaacggagagagtaatatattttaaaattttagtgtacattttaaaaaatgtctTTGAAATGAATCACTAAGTAGAATATGAATTTTCTTTTACCAAACATGGCAAAAATGAAATGAACATTTATTAGTAAACGAACATAATTGGATTTgagatacttcctccgtccctgaaagtttgttccattttttttcatttctgcCAGTCCCACAAAacttgtctcatttcactttttaccacctTTTGCAGTGGACCCATATTCCACGcactcatttctactcacattttattataaaactaatatataaaagtaggactcacgttccactaactttttcaactcacttttcattacattttttaaaacccgcgTCAGGTTTaagtgggacaatatttaggagacggagggagtatttaataacAGAAGAAGAGAGTAACACATTTAATTAAGAAGCTTAAACCCTTCCTAGCATGTGTTGTGTCCGCCACCCACATTTTATTTCCTTATTTCAAAACAGATACAAATAAGAAAATGGGTAATAAATCGTTTTATCATGAAGTGTAGTTATATCTAAGGGAATGGATTCCCTGTGGCAAAATCACAACAAGGAAAGGAATGTTGTGGAACAAAACACAGCTTCTTGAATATTAAACGCACGCAATcttctttctttcattttctgtaagtgtttttttttatgttttcaaatattcaaaaataaaaatatagataGAATTAAAATGTTGAAAAATATAGACAAAGACAGAATCAAAAGCATAAAAATGTAAATGGGTTTCTAATATTCATAAAAAACGCAAAAAAGTTAATGCTTAACAGATAATGATAATGAAAATGcttaatagaaaatgaaagaaagaaaattacCTGTGTTTAATATTCAAGAAGCTGTGTCTTGTTCCACAACATTTACTGCTGTGATTTTGCCACATTAGACTCCCTAGATTTAGTCTGgccaaattcattttttttcaattatcttATTCTTGTATAAATGATCTATACATTAATAAATTAGTgcagttaaattaattttttaaatgtaataagAGAATATTTAATTAGCTCTGCTATCTTAAATTAAAtagtattataatttttatt is part of the Salvia splendens isolate huo1 chromosome 6, SspV2, whole genome shotgun sequence genome and encodes:
- the LOC121807065 gene encoding DNA replication licensing factor MCM2-like isoform X2 is translated as MAGDDDSPTSAGFNTDQLPFNTSQNYTDDDDEASVDPEIVRDEIEEEHLNDEDEEGEDLFNDNFMEDYRGMGEQDQYEGLGIDDSLEDERDLDQIMADRRAAEVELDTKEARVSQRKLPRLLHDQDTDDESYRPSKRKRADFRPPGTPGSMDDTDGMASSPGRSRGNSRDDVPMTDQTDDDPYDDEENDEPENAMYRVQGTLREWVTRDEVRRFIGKKFKGFLLTYVKPKSENEDFEYLRQINEMVSVNKCSLEIDYTQFIFAHPNIAIWLADAPQSVLEIMEEVANKLVFDLYPNYKKIHQKIYVRITKLPVYDQIRNIRQIHLNTMIRIGGVVTRRSGVFPQLQQVKYDCNKCGAILGPFVQNSYSEVKVGSCPECQSKGPFTVNNEQTIYRNYQKLTLQESPGIVPAGRLPRHKEVILLNDLIDCARPGEEIEVTGIYTNNFDLSLNTKNGFPVFATVVEANYVAKKHDLFSAYKLTQEDKEEIQKLAKDPRIGERIAKSIAPSIYGHEDIKTAIALAMFGGQEKNVEGKHRLRGDINVLLLGDPGTAKSQFLKYVEKTGQRAVYTTGKGASAVGLTAAVHKDPVTREWTLEGGALVLADRGICLIDEFDKMNDQDRVSIHEAMEQQSISISKAGIVTSLQARCSVIAAANPIGGRYDSSKTFSQNVELTDPIVSRFDVLCVVKDVVDPVTDEMLAQFVVDSHYKSQPKGSNFDDRSVNNSQDENQASAGETDPEIIPQEMLKKYLTYAKLNVFPKLHDADLNKLTQVYAELRRESSNGQGVPIAVRHIESMIRMSEAHARMHLRNHVTQEDVDMAIRVLLDSFISTQKFGVQKALQKNFKKYMIFKKDFNGIVLHLLRGLVKDTLQFEEIATGSTANLSHVDVKVEELQSKALDYGISDLKAFFSSTEFSNASFELDEERGIIRHRLTH
- the LOC121807065 gene encoding DNA replication licensing factor MCM2-like isoform X1, with amino-acid sequence MAGDDDSCRSGGDGAIPPSTPDSPTSAGFNTDQLPFNTSQNYTDDDDEASVDPEIVRDEIEEEHLNDEDEEGEDLFNDNFMEDYRGMGEQDQYEGLGIDDSLEDERDLDQIMADRRAAEVELDTKEARVSQRKLPRLLHDQDTDDESYRPSKRKRADFRPPGTPGSMDDTDGMASSPGRSRGNSRDDVPMTDQTDDDPYDDEENDEPENAMYRVQGTLREWVTRDEVRRFIGKKFKGFLLTYVKPKSENEDFEYLRQINEMVSVNKCSLEIDYTQFIFAHPNIAIWLADAPQSVLEIMEEVANKLVFDLYPNYKKIHQKIYVRITKLPVYDQIRNIRQIHLNTMIRIGGVVTRRSGVFPQLQQVKYDCNKCGAILGPFVQNSYSEVKVGSCPECQSKGPFTVNNEQTIYRNYQKLTLQESPGIVPAGRLPRHKEVILLNDLIDCARPGEEIEVTGIYTNNFDLSLNTKNGFPVFATVVEANYVAKKHDLFSAYKLTQEDKEEIQKLAKDPRIGERIAKSIAPSIYGHEDIKTAIALAMFGGQEKNVEGKHRLRGDINVLLLGDPGTAKSQFLKYVEKTGQRAVYTTGKGASAVGLTAAVHKDPVTREWTLEGGALVLADRGICLIDEFDKMNDQDRVSIHEAMEQQSISISKAGIVTSLQARCSVIAAANPIGGRYDSSKTFSQNVELTDPIVSRFDVLCVVKDVVDPVTDEMLAQFVVDSHYKSQPKGSNFDDRSVNNSQDENQASAGETDPEIIPQEMLKKYLTYAKLNVFPKLHDADLNKLTQVYAELRRESSNGQGVPIAVRHIESMIRMSEAHARMHLRNHVTQEDVDMAIRVLLDSFISTQKFGVQKALQKNFKKYMIFKKDFNGIVLHLLRGLVKDTLQFEEIATGSTANLSHVDVKVEELQSKALDYGISDLKAFFSSTEFSNASFELDEERGIIRHRLTH